One Ignavibacterium album JCM 16511 genomic region harbors:
- a CDS encoding DUF4301 family protein: protein MDEFINKQLEILYSSLNESEARIHPPAKVKSQIQTIINGLEPINLIRPCKIGDGIIRIDESKEKHLLDLFERACSAGRFIKFVPASGAATRMFSKLQATINKFSNFDLEILKILSSEDKNVEATYNFLINIERFAFFDDLKLFVSDDIDSIIKTEPRKIIERILLPDGLNYSNKPKAVLKFHKYKTESRTAFAEHLFESYYYQKDFQNKIKMHFTISEEHENLFKDEFLRFINKNYFSDAEFHIDFSFQKKSTDSITLNVNNEIYFDDQMRPLFRPAGHGALLENLNELKADLIFIKNIDNVCVDRLKPVTIKYKKLLAGFLLLIQKQLFEYLNLLNQERIPDNKIDEMIKFCESFLNIPKPDRFNHWDNKKKRNFLFNKFNRPLRVCGVVKNEGQPGGAPFWVKNDENEVSVQIIEGVQVDFSNEEQKLIFNNSTHFNPVDIVCAVKDYKGDNFNLLNYADPKSAIIVHKTMNGNEIKSLELPGLWNGGMSNWISVFVEVPIETFNPVKEINDLLNDGHIEEV from the coding sequence ATGGATGAATTTATTAACAAACAACTTGAAATCCTTTACTCTTCACTAAATGAAAGTGAAGCGCGTATTCATCCACCTGCAAAAGTTAAATCACAAATCCAGACAATCATCAATGGATTAGAACCAATCAATTTAATAAGACCTTGCAAAATTGGCGATGGAATTATCAGAATTGATGAGTCGAAAGAAAAGCATCTTCTAGATTTATTTGAACGAGCTTGCTCAGCCGGAAGATTTATTAAGTTTGTTCCTGCATCCGGAGCTGCTACAAGAATGTTCAGCAAACTTCAGGCAACGATAAATAAGTTCTCAAATTTTGATTTGGAAATCCTGAAAATTTTATCATCAGAGGATAAAAATGTTGAAGCCACTTATAATTTTCTTATTAACATCGAGAGATTTGCCTTTTTCGATGATTTGAAATTGTTTGTTTCCGATGATATTGATTCAATTATTAAAACTGAGCCAAGAAAAATTATAGAAAGAATTCTTTTACCGGATGGACTTAATTATTCAAACAAACCAAAAGCTGTCTTAAAATTTCATAAATATAAAACAGAAAGCAGAACTGCATTTGCTGAACATTTATTCGAATCATATTATTATCAGAAGGATTTCCAAAATAAAATAAAAATGCATTTCACGATTTCAGAAGAACATGAAAATCTTTTTAAAGATGAGTTCCTGAGATTTATAAACAAAAATTATTTTTCTGATGCAGAATTCCACATAGATTTTTCATTTCAAAAAAAGTCAACAGATTCTATTACTCTTAATGTAAATAATGAAATTTATTTTGATGATCAGATGCGTCCGCTATTCCGACCTGCCGGACATGGAGCTTTATTAGAAAATTTAAACGAACTGAAAGCTGATTTAATATTCATCAAGAACATTGATAATGTATGTGTTGACAGGTTGAAGCCAGTTACGATAAAATATAAAAAACTTCTTGCCGGATTTTTATTGCTTATTCAGAAGCAGTTATTTGAGTATTTGAATTTACTTAATCAGGAAAGAATTCCGGATAATAAAATTGATGAGATGATAAAATTTTGTGAATCATTTTTGAACATTCCCAAACCGGATAGGTTTAACCATTGGGATAATAAAAAGAAAAGAAATTTTTTGTTTAATAAATTTAATCGTCCTTTAAGAGTTTGCGGTGTTGTTAAAAATGAAGGTCAGCCGGGAGGAGCACCCTTTTGGGTAAAAAATGATGAGAATGAAGTTTCAGTTCAGATTATTGAAGGTGTGCAAGTTGATTTTAGTAATGAAGAACAAAAATTGATATTTAATAATTCGACACACTTTAATCCGGTTGATATTGTATGTGCAGTAAAAGATTACAAAGGCGATAATTTCAATTTGCTTAATTATGCAGATCCCAAATCAGCAATTATTGTCCATAAAACAATGAACGGTAATGAAATTAAATCACTTGAATTGCCTGGCTTGTGGAATGGAGGAATGTCGAACTGGATTTCTGTTTTTGTTGAGGTTCCGATTGAAACTTTTAATCCGGTTAAAGAGATAAACGATTTGCTGAATGACGGACACATTGAAGAAGTATGA
- a CDS encoding GIY-YIG nuclease family protein produces MKYYTYILKSLAFDKIYIGYTSDLNRRLNEHNSGKSTYTSKFKPWKIVYYEECLDELEARRREKYYKSAAGRRKIKKILNENCPGSSAG; encoded by the coding sequence ATGAAATATTATACATACATATTAAAAAGTTTAGCATTTGATAAAATTTATATTGGTTATACGAGTGATTTAAATCGTAGACTGAATGAACACAACTCTGGTAAATCAACTTACACTAGTAAATTCAAACCGTGGAAAATTGTTTACTATGAAGAATGTCTTGATGAATTGGAAGCCAGAAGAAGGGAGAAATATTATAAATCAGCAGCCGGTAGAAGAAAGATTAAAAAAATATTGAATGAAAACTGCCCCGGTAGCTCAGCAGGATAG
- a CDS encoding Lrp/AsnC family transcriptional regulator, which produces MKIDSIDKQILTILQQDAQITNVELAKRVGISPPSMLERVKRLEKNGIIKRYVAIVDPMKISKGVFAMVSVSLLAHQLSSVDRFTKIIKKLDEVLECYHVAGEEDFILKVAVSSIEEYEKFILSKLTKINGVNKINTKFVLSTVKYNTKIKIE; this is translated from the coding sequence ATGAAAATTGACTCCATAGATAAACAAATTTTAACAATACTTCAGCAGGATGCACAGATTACTAATGTTGAACTTGCAAAAAGGGTCGGCATAAGTCCTCCATCAATGCTTGAACGGGTAAAGCGACTTGAGAAAAACGGAATAATAAAACGGTATGTTGCTATTGTTGACCCGATGAAGATAAGTAAAGGTGTGTTTGCAATGGTTTCCGTTTCGCTTTTAGCTCATCAGCTTTCATCAGTTGATCGGTTTACAAAAATTATTAAAAAGCTGGATGAAGTTCTTGAATGCTACCATGTTGCCGGTGAAGAAGATTTTATATTAAAGGTTGCAGTAAGTTCAATCGAGGAATATGAAAAATTCATTTTAAGTAAGCTGACTAAAATAAACGGTGTGAATAAAATCAATACAAAATTTGTTCTTTCAACAGTTAAGTATAACACAAAAATTAAAATTGAGTGA
- a CDS encoding AMP-binding protein, which translates to MFLKDHNKTAMILKDQQISYSQLLNNVASFSKHLEGEVNKVAIFCENRFEWLYAFYAGWYKNAIVVPIDFMSSADDVSFILNDCKPEIIICSSQTAEVCSKACSDLSFKIKQINVDEIRIEKQNNQTLFPIPDKNKTAVIIYTSGTTGLPKGVMLSFDNIMVNIEAVTEDVKVYEPNDRILILLPLHHIFPLVGTVVAPLKIGATIVFSPSMAADDLMSTLQNNQITMIISVPRFYSIIRKGIKEKIEKNKIAKLLFTLAEKKNSLSFSRKIFNSVHKRFGGNIKYMVSGGAALDKEVAKDLRTLGFEVLEGYGMTECAPMITFTRPGNVVIGSAGQPLKTNEVKIVDGEIVNRGRNVMLGYYNRPEETNAVLKDGWLFTGDLGYLDDKNRLFITGRKKEIIILSNGKNINPEEIENKLASMSEIVNEVGVFEKADMLHAVIYCDDVKVKQAGIENVQEYLKWNVIDKYNQSVTPYKKVMKFSVVNEPLPRTRLSKQKRFLLPQLEAKDKPQQEKIPEPVFQEYILIKEFIQQQKAITVHPNDHLEIDLGLDSLDKVNLEVFLEQTFGVKMNEKEILSYPNVLKLAESIQEHKTKLAVEAIDWGKILREEFNVKLPESWFTHNLMKHAAKIFLKLYFRLKSEGLENLPEGPFILAPNHQSFLDGLFVAVFLKNKILKKTYFYAKEKHVRNKILKFIADKSNVIVMDLSDLKSSLRKLAEVLRNGRNLIIFPEGTRSFTGELGDFKKTFAILSRELNVPVVPVAIEGANKALPRGKIFPRPFKEVKVKFLNPILPSDHSFESLRDAVFEKVSSHLNLSKPNSKKS; encoded by the coding sequence ATGTTTTTAAAAGATCACAATAAAACTGCAATGATCCTTAAAGATCAGCAAATCAGTTATAGTCAGTTACTAAATAATGTAGCTTCATTTTCAAAACACCTTGAAGGTGAAGTGAATAAGGTTGCAATATTCTGTGAAAACAGATTTGAATGGCTTTATGCTTTTTATGCAGGTTGGTATAAAAATGCGATTGTGGTTCCGATAGATTTTATGTCTTCTGCAGATGATGTATCCTTTATATTAAATGATTGTAAACCTGAAATAATAATTTGTTCCAGCCAGACAGCAGAAGTATGTAGCAAAGCTTGTTCGGATTTATCATTCAAAATAAAACAAATAAATGTTGATGAGATTAGAATAGAAAAGCAGAATAATCAGACCTTGTTCCCGATTCCGGACAAGAATAAAACAGCAGTAATAATTTATACTTCCGGAACGACCGGTTTACCAAAAGGTGTGATGCTATCTTTTGATAATATTATGGTAAACATCGAAGCTGTAACAGAAGATGTCAAAGTTTATGAACCAAATGATAGAATTCTTATTCTACTGCCTTTACATCACATTTTTCCATTAGTTGGAACTGTCGTCGCACCACTGAAAATTGGTGCTACGATAGTTTTTTCACCTTCGATGGCAGCAGATGATTTGATGTCAACTCTTCAGAATAATCAGATAACGATGATAATCAGTGTTCCGAGATTTTATAGTATTATCAGAAAAGGAATCAAAGAGAAAATTGAGAAGAATAAAATTGCAAAACTTCTTTTCACCCTAGCTGAAAAGAAAAATTCACTTTCATTTTCAAGAAAGATTTTTAACTCTGTTCATAAAAGATTTGGTGGTAATATTAAGTATATGGTTTCCGGTGGAGCGGCACTTGACAAAGAAGTTGCAAAAGATTTACGCACACTTGGTTTTGAAGTGCTTGAAGGTTATGGAATGACTGAATGCGCTCCGATGATAACTTTCACCAGACCTGGCAATGTTGTTATAGGAAGTGCCGGACAACCTTTGAAAACCAATGAGGTTAAAATTGTTGATGGTGAAATTGTTAATCGCGGAAGAAATGTTATGTTGGGTTATTACAACAGACCGGAAGAAACGAATGCAGTTTTAAAGGATGGTTGGCTTTTTACAGGTGATCTCGGTTATCTTGATGATAAAAACAGACTTTTTATTACCGGAAGAAAAAAAGAAATTATTATCCTTTCAAACGGAAAGAACATTAATCCCGAAGAGATTGAAAATAAATTAGCTTCAATGTCTGAAATCGTTAATGAAGTTGGAGTATTTGAAAAGGCAGATATGCTGCACGCTGTTATTTATTGTGATGATGTCAAGGTTAAGCAAGCAGGTATTGAGAATGTTCAAGAGTATTTGAAGTGGAATGTAATAGATAAATACAATCAATCAGTTACACCTTATAAAAAGGTAATGAAATTCTCAGTTGTTAATGAACCCTTGCCACGCACAAGATTAAGCAAGCAGAAAAGGTTTTTACTTCCTCAGCTTGAAGCTAAAGACAAACCTCAGCAGGAAAAAATTCCTGAACCGGTTTTTCAGGAATACATTCTGATAAAAGAATTTATTCAGCAGCAAAAGGCAATAACAGTTCATCCGAATGATCATCTTGAAATAGATTTAGGACTTGATTCATTGGATAAAGTAAATCTTGAGGTTTTCCTTGAACAAACCTTCGGCGTAAAGATGAATGAGAAAGAAATTTTGAGTTATCCTAATGTTTTGAAGCTTGCTGAAAGTATTCAGGAGCATAAAACAAAACTTGCTGTTGAAGCAATTGATTGGGGGAAAATATTAAGAGAAGAATTTAATGTTAAATTACCTGAAAGTTGGTTTACCCATAATTTAATGAAGCATGCAGCAAAAATATTTTTGAAATTATATTTTCGTTTGAAGAGTGAAGGACTGGAAAATCTTCCTGAAGGTCCTTTCATTCTTGCACCAAATCATCAGAGTTTTCTTGATGGACTATTTGTTGCAGTATTTCTGAAAAACAAAATTCTTAAGAAGACATATTTTTATGCCAAGGAAAAACATGTGCGAAATAAAATCCTAAAATTCATTGCTGATAAAAGTAATGTGATTGTGATGGATTTAAGTGACTTGAAATCATCATTAAGAAAACTTGCAGAAGTTTTACGCAATGGTAGAAATCTTATAATCTTTCCTGAAGGAACAAGATCATTTACGGGTGAACTGGGAGATTTCAAAAAAACATTTGCAATATTAAGTCGTGAGCTGAATGTTCCTGTTGTACCAGTAGCAATTGAAGGAGCGAATAAGGCACTTCCGCGTGGTAAAATATTCCCAAGACCATTCAAAGAAGTAAAAGTAAAATTTCTTAATCCAATTTTGCCCTCAGATCACTCTTTTGAATCTTTGCGTGATGCTGTATTCGAAAAAGTGTCAAGTCATCTTAATTTAAGTAAACCCAACTCAAAAAAATC
- a CDS encoding aminotransferase class I/II-fold pyridoxal phosphate-dependent enzyme, whose product MHHFDPSIEIQDYLVFGEYGDVNPSITDSSTYTFLNPKTMKELFEHEIEGCFLYSRHWNPTNKYLAEALAKLEDTEAAIVTSSGMGAISCTMLQLCNAGDEIVSSRTIYGGTYALFKNFLPRFEIKTKFVNIQDLNAVENAITEKTRVIYCEAISNPLLEVANIPMLAEIANKHNIKLVVDNTFSPIFITPSHLGAHIIIHSLTKFVNGTSDCVAGCVCSSKEFISQLTDINSGASMLLGPVLDSFRAASIMKNLHSLHIRMKKHSENALYLAENLEKLGCKVFYPGLKSHNGHNLLNEIMNEGFGYGGMLAIDAGTADKADELMAMMQQEKVGYLAVSLGYFKTLFSSPGHSTSSEIPEEERKAMGLSDGLVRISIGLDNNIENTFQRVKKCLQAVGLCN is encoded by the coding sequence ATGCATCACTTTGACCCAAGTATTGAAATTCAGGATTATCTGGTATTTGGAGAATATGGGGATGTAAATCCGTCAATTACAGATTCTTCGACTTATACATTTCTTAATCCAAAGACGATGAAAGAATTATTTGAACACGAAATCGAAGGATGCTTTTTGTATTCTCGTCATTGGAATCCCACAAATAAATATCTTGCTGAAGCATTAGCAAAACTTGAAGATACAGAAGCTGCAATTGTTACCTCATCCGGAATGGGTGCAATAAGCTGTACTATGCTTCAGCTTTGCAATGCCGGAGATGAAATCGTATCAAGCAGAACGATTTATGGTGGTACTTATGCTTTGTTCAAAAATTTTCTTCCACGATTTGAAATCAAAACAAAGTTCGTAAATATTCAGGATTTAAACGCAGTTGAAAATGCAATTACTGAAAAAACAAGAGTAATTTATTGTGAAGCTATCAGTAACCCGTTATTAGAAGTTGCTAACATTCCGATGCTTGCCGAGATTGCTAACAAGCATAACATAAAACTTGTTGTTGATAATACCTTCAGTCCGATTTTTATTACTCCTTCACATCTCGGAGCTCATATTATAATTCACAGTTTAACAAAATTTGTTAACGGTACAAGCGATTGTGTTGCAGGATGTGTTTGCAGCAGTAAAGAATTTATTTCTCAACTAACTGATATTAATTCCGGAGCGTCAATGTTATTGGGTCCGGTACTTGATAGTTTCAGAGCTGCAAGCATTATGAAGAATCTTCACTCACTTCATATAAGAATGAAAAAGCATAGTGAAAATGCACTTTATCTTGCGGAGAATTTGGAAAAACTTGGTTGTAAAGTCTTTTATCCGGGTTTGAAATCTCACAACGGACATAATCTTCTAAATGAAATTATGAACGAAGGTTTTGGTTATGGTGGAATGTTAGCTATTGATGCCGGAACTGCTGATAAGGCAGATGAGCTGATGGCAATGATGCAACAGGAAAAAGTTGGATATCTGGCAGTAAGTCTTGGTTACTTTAAAACACTTTTTTCTTCTCCCGGACACAGTACATCTTCTGAAATTCCTGAAGAAGAAAGAAAAGCTATGGGCTTGAGTGATGGACTTGTAAGAATTTCTATCGGACTTGATAATAACATTGAGAATACTTTTCAGAGAGTTAAAAAGTGTTTGCAAGCTGTTGGTTTGTGTAATTAA
- a CDS encoding VOC family protein, whose amino-acid sequence MNPKPEIGSITWCDLTVPDATVIKNFYEKVIGWKADPVSMGDYDDFSMIAPESSKIAAGICNAKGINAKLPPQWLIYITVENVDTSAQTCLELGGRVLIEPKTISNYGRFCVIQDPAGAVCALFKPE is encoded by the coding sequence ATGAATCCAAAACCGGAAATTGGTTCAATTACATGGTGTGATCTTACAGTTCCCGATGCAACTGTAATAAAAAATTTTTATGAAAAAGTTATAGGCTGGAAAGCTGATCCTGTTTCTATGGGTGATTATGATGATTTCAGTATGATTGCACCTGAAAGCAGCAAAATAGCTGCCGGAATCTGTAACGCAAAAGGAATTAATGCCAAACTTCCTCCACAGTGGCTTATTTATATTACTGTTGAGAATGTTGATACAAGCGCGCAGACTTGTTTAGAACTTGGTGGAAGAGTATTAATTGAGCCAAAAACAATTTCGAACTACGGAAGATTTTGTGTGATACAGGATCCTGCAGGTGCTGTTTGTGCTTTGTTCAAACCCGAATAA
- a CDS encoding T9SS type A sorting domain-containing protein has protein sequence MKRINLLVILIFVFGIVAEVLPQGNFATSLHSTRKGKIHWYNKVENGGVGGFEVLTNVPITQLGCVECHDATDANGNQYPANYTPGCVDCHATNSTWAVTQNDCLGCHSREKTIINMQLPDVHRTAGFTCLTCHKKQELHGDDGVTYNSMFDPGAIQTDCSNSGCHAGFTHPNPGVDPHGGKLHCTSCHAQTNLACYSCHFESQVQTHLKRPYKQITGFIFLVNRTKDNKVHPATFQAITYEGKAGVAFGPSVAHTIVKTGARTCTDCHANYGGQIPAIQDFNADGVIKFATWNTADSTLSWHQGIVPLPANYQTALKMDYLTYNGNVSDPVQPSKNWSVVKDVADMFQVMYCTPLTKQQMSKIGMDTTLVSVEPINNQIPNSFALEQNYPNPFNPSTTIRYSIPKSAFVELKVYDGLGNLIQTLVSENLSAGNYEVQFNGSNLSSGIYYYQIKAGDFSDTKKLVLMK, from the coding sequence ATGAAAAGAATAAATTTACTCGTTATTTTGATATTTGTTTTCGGTATAGTAGCTGAAGTTTTACCTCAGGGTAATTTTGCTACTAGTCTGCATAGTACCAGAAAAGGTAAGATACACTGGTACAACAAAGTAGAGAATGGCGGAGTTGGTGGATTCGAAGTTCTGACAAATGTTCCCATCACTCAATTAGGTTGCGTTGAATGCCACGATGCAACTGATGCAAATGGAAATCAATATCCGGCTAACTACACACCTGGTTGTGTTGATTGCCATGCAACAAATTCAACCTGGGCAGTAACGCAGAATGATTGTCTTGGTTGCCACAGCAGAGAGAAAACGATAATTAATATGCAATTACCTGATGTTCACAGAACTGCAGGATTTACATGTTTAACCTGCCATAAAAAACAAGAACTTCACGGTGATGATGGTGTGACTTACAATTCAATGTTCGATCCCGGTGCAATTCAAACTGATTGTTCAAACAGTGGCTGCCATGCAGGATTTACTCATCCTAATCCAGGTGTAGATCCTCACGGTGGAAAATTACATTGTACAAGCTGTCATGCTCAAACAAATCTGGCTTGCTATAGTTGTCACTTTGAGAGTCAGGTACAAACTCATCTTAAGAGACCATATAAACAAATTACCGGATTTATTTTCTTAGTCAACAGAACAAAAGATAATAAAGTTCACCCGGCAACATTCCAAGCAATTACTTATGAAGGTAAAGCCGGAGTTGCTTTCGGTCCTTCGGTGGCTCATACTATTGTTAAAACAGGCGCAAGAACCTGCACAGATTGTCATGCAAACTATGGTGGACAAATTCCTGCAATTCAGGATTTCAATGCTGATGGAGTTATTAAATTTGCTACCTGGAACACTGCTGATAGCACACTAAGCTGGCATCAGGGAATTGTTCCATTACCAGCAAATTATCAGACTGCATTGAAGATGGATTATCTCACCTATAATGGAAATGTTTCCGATCCGGTTCAACCATCAAAGAATTGGTCAGTGGTTAAAGATGTTGCTGATATGTTCCAGGTAATGTATTGCACTCCATTAACCAAACAACAAATGTCAAAAATTGGTATGGATACTACTCTTGTAAGTGTTGAGCCAATTAACAATCAAATTCCAAATTCATTTGCACTTGAACAAAATTATCCGAATCCATTCAACCCAAGCACAACAATCAGGTACTCAATTCCTAAGAGTGCTTTTGTTGAATTAAAAGTATATGACGGTCTTGGAAATCTTATTCAGACACTGGTAAGTGAAAATTTATCCGCCGGAAATTATGAAGTTCAGTTTAATGGTTCTAATCTTTCCAGCGGAATTTACTATTACCAAATCAAAGCAGGTGATTTCTCTGATACAAAGAAACTTGTTTTGATGAAGTAG
- a CDS encoding tetratricopeptide repeat protein: MLGNQYFLSRNFSKAKEAYEKVLESEPQNDFIRKRLLICYTQTGDINKAFEIFYEILKRDIELITNTDIVADDCPCPELVNKYGNIKPTDECSRDSRIMLGILWLFCSIEKSLEFFESLLSEEKSDMRFLEARNIIREKLNQSKEHYTQNN, encoded by the coding sequence ATGTTAGGTAATCAATATTTTCTTTCCAGAAACTTTTCAAAAGCAAAAGAAGCTTATGAAAAAGTTTTAGAATCTGAGCCTCAAAATGATTTCATTCGAAAACGGTTGCTGATCTGTTACACTCAAACCGGGGATATCAATAAAGCATTTGAAATATTCTATGAAATTTTGAAAAGAGATATTGAGCTTATCACTAATACTGACATAGTTGCTGATGATTGTCCTTGTCCTGAATTAGTGAATAAGTATGGTAACATTAAACCAACAGACGAATGCTCTCGTGACTCAAGAATAATGCTTGGTATTCTATGGCTTTTTTGTAGTATTGAAAAATCTCTGGAGTTTTTTGAAAGTTTATTGTCAGAAGAAAAATCAGATATGCGTTTCCTTGAAGCAAGAAATATTATTAGAGAAAAATTAAATCAAAGTAAAGAACATTACACACAAAATAATTAA
- the rpiA gene encoding ribose-5-phosphate isomerase RpiA, whose amino-acid sequence MTKKLNAAKKAIEYIKNGMTLGLGTGSTVEIMIEELSKKIKAGLNVTCVSTSNRTTKYANDFGIIIHEFDSVSKIDLTIDGADEVDPYLRGIKGGGGALLYEKIVAYNSEKNIWIVDDSKLVNKLGNFPLPIEVIPFASRKIFMKFESMKLNPTLRKKDNKNFITDSGNFIIDCKIGEIENPKELEKELKMIPGVVEVGLFIDVADYVIIGYNDRTEILEK is encoded by the coding sequence ATGACAAAAAAACTCAACGCAGCTAAAAAAGCAATTGAATACATTAAAAATGGAATGACTCTTGGTTTGGGAACCGGCTCAACGGTCGAAATAATGATTGAAGAATTAAGTAAAAAAATTAAAGCCGGACTTAATGTAACCTGTGTTTCTACTTCTAACCGCACAACTAAATATGCAAATGACTTTGGAATAATAATTCATGAATTTGACAGTGTAAGTAAAATTGACTTAACCATTGATGGCGCTGATGAAGTTGACCCTTATTTACGCGGTATAAAAGGCGGAGGAGGCGCATTACTCTACGAGAAGATTGTAGCATATAATTCAGAAAAAAATATCTGGATTGTTGATGATTCAAAACTGGTTAATAAGCTCGGGAATTTTCCTCTTCCAATTGAAGTCATTCCATTTGCTTCTAGAAAAATTTTCATGAAGTTTGAATCAATGAAACTTAACCCAACATTGAGAAAGAAAGACAATAAAAACTTTATTACTGATAGTGGCAACTTCATTATAGATTGTAAGATAGGAGAAATAGAAAATCCCAAAGAGCTTGAGAAAGAATTAAAAATGATTCCTGGTGTAGTTGAAGTGGGATTATTTATTGATGTGGCGGATTATGTTATAATCGGCTACAATGACAGAACAGAAATACTGGAGAAATAG
- a CDS encoding sigma-54 interaction domain-containing protein has product MPAENKFNEEILNSIAEGVITVDKTFKVNFINRAAEEIMGYKKDEVIGQFCKYILKCDLCQTKCPIGIVLETGTNLYDYSSVIYDKNGNRKPIKLNAAILKNSEQNPVGGVISFRDVSELERIKQNSNVISNFFGIVGHGKAMQEIFRLIMEISESDATVLILGESGTGKELIANAIQATSTRKDKPFLKVNCSVFPQNLLASELFGHVKGAFTDAVKDRPGRFELADGGTIFLDEVAEMPLQTQIQLLRVLQEGTFERVGESITRKVDVRVIAATNIEIQKALKEGKLREDLYYRLNVIPISIPPLRERKEDIPHLVKHFIETYSKLYRKTIPDISDDGLELLMKYSWPGNVRELENVIEYAVVRTKNENLIEISNLPSSIKDSQTEQIPQRKIFRNENAASLLSVLEKHKWNKTKAAKELGIGRTTLWRMLRELEIES; this is encoded by the coding sequence ATGCCCGCTGAAAATAAATTTAACGAAGAGATTTTAAATTCCATTGCTGAAGGTGTTATTACGGTTGATAAAACCTTTAAAGTAAACTTTATCAATCGTGCTGCGGAAGAAATTATGGGTTATAAAAAGGATGAGGTTATTGGACAGTTTTGCAAGTATATTCTTAAATGCGATTTATGTCAAACAAAATGCCCAATTGGAATTGTTTTGGAGACCGGAACAAATTTGTATGATTACTCATCAGTTATTTATGATAAAAACGGAAACAGAAAACCAATCAAATTAAATGCTGCTATATTGAAAAACTCAGAGCAGAATCCGGTTGGTGGAGTTATTTCATTCAGAGATGTATCAGAACTTGAGAGAATAAAACAGAACTCGAATGTAATATCGAACTTCTTTGGAATTGTTGGTCATGGAAAAGCAATGCAGGAAATTTTCAGGCTGATTATGGAAATCTCAGAATCTGATGCAACGGTTTTGATACTTGGTGAATCAGGGACCGGAAAAGAACTAATCGCAAATGCAATTCAGGCAACAAGTACACGGAAAGATAAACCATTCTTAAAAGTAAACTGCTCTGTTTTCCCGCAGAATCTTCTTGCAAGTGAGTTGTTCGGTCATGTGAAAGGAGCTTTCACTGATGCTGTAAAGGACAGACCAGGAAGATTTGAACTTGCCGATGGTGGAACAATTTTTTTAGATGAAGTTGCTGAAATGCCGCTTCAAACGCAAATACAATTGTTAAGAGTTTTGCAGGAAGGAACTTTTGAAAGGGTCGGTGAATCAATAACAAGAAAAGTAGATGTTCGTGTAATTGCAGCAACAAACATTGAAATTCAAAAGGCGCTTAAAGAAGGAAAATTGAGAGAGGACCTTTATTACAGATTAAATGTAATTCCTATATCTATTCCACCATTGAGAGAACGAAAGGAAGATATCCCACATCTTGTTAAACATTTCATTGAGACATACTCAAAGCTTTATCGGAAAACCATTCCCGATATTTCAGACGATGGACTCGAATTATTAATGAAGTATAGCTGGCCCGGAAATGTGCGTGAACTTGAAAATGTTATTGAGTATGCTGTTGTAAGAACTAAAAACGAAAATCTGATTGAGATTTCAAATCTACCCTCCAGTATAAAGGACAGCCAGACAGAACAAATTCCTCAGCGCAAAATTTTTCGTAATGAAAATGCTGCATCACTACTAAGTGTTCTTGAGAAGCATAAATGGAATAAAACCAAAGCAGCGAAAGAGCTTGGTATTGGCAGAACAACACTTTGGCGAATGTTAAGAGAACTTGAAATTGAATCGTAA